One Setaria viridis chromosome 7, Setaria_viridis_v4.0, whole genome shotgun sequence genomic region harbors:
- the LOC140223340 gene encoding uncharacterized protein isoform X1, which yields MSLSPILIVDAARMRAQTGGDGGNGHRFYQHPSPMTVRYVYAVLFLLANILFEGQRRSGCHGDHDCLAAACSYMEPRLVGAYSVFLCFAAITSEPEIDCYKKGKAVVNWKTMIVSALFMLPWFLSTIHTVIFYQIISLIFQHWQSFVFELTSTAASAFSTGSDYKCILESVRYRPPVVTLQDSKRMEDRQWMYTGRTSQNTLTNEWLDKTDAFLERAFASVNGARSTWCPCSKCGNMRRQTKLDMGKHLVKNGFTSDYTRWIYHGESDRGREEVLRQRIEEFDDDAGVGLEPGDTATTHHCTVLDGGSAGPGGRSKEETRGDAGADGGHAAEDGGRKSD from the exons ATGTCTCTCTCTCCGATCCTG ATTGTTGACGCGGCCAGGATGCGGGCTCAGACGGGTGGTGATGGCGGCAATGGCCATCGCTTCTATCAGCACCCGAGCCCTATGACAGTTCGTTACGTCTACGCGGTGCTCTTCCTCCTTGCCAATATCCTCTTTGAGGGACAGCGCCGTAGCGGCTGTCACGGCGACCATGATTGCCTTGCAGCAGCGTGTTCCTACATGGAGCCACGGCTAGTGGGGGCGTACAGTGTGTTCCTATGCTTTGCAGCAATTACAAg TGAGCCAGAGATAGACTGCTACAAGAAAGGAAAAGCCGTTGTAAATTGGAAAACCATGATAGTAAGTGCACTCTTTATGCTGCCATGGTTCCTATCTACAATACATACAGTGATATTTTATCAAATAATTTCATTGATATTTCAACATTGGCAGAGTTTTGTGTTTGAGCTCACCAGCACTGCTGCATCTGCTTTTTCAACAGGCAGTGACTACAAATGTATACTG gagagcgtacgttaccgtcctccagtcgtcactttgcaggatagcaag aggatggaggatcgtcagtggatgtacacgggtcgcactagtcagaatacgttgaccaatgaatggcttgacaagacggatgctttcttggaacgggcgtttgcaagtgtcaatggagctcgatcgacttggtgtccgtgtagcaaatgtggaaacatgcgtcggcaaaccaagctagacatgggcaaacatttggtgaagaacggatttacgtcagactataccaggtggatctaccatggtgaatctgaccgtgggagagaggaggtcttgagacaacgcatcgaggaatttgatgatgatgccggggtgggactcgagcccggcgatacggccacgacccaccactgcacagttcTGGATGGAGGCTCtgcag gcccaggtggaagaagcaaggaagaaacaagaggagatgccggcgcagatggaggacatgcggcggaggatggaggaagaaaatcggattag
- the LOC140223340 gene encoding uncharacterized protein isoform X2, with the protein MRAQTGGDGGNGHRFYQHPSPMTVRYVYAVLFLLANILFEGQRRSGCHGDHDCLAAACSYMEPRLVGAYSVFLCFAAITSEPEIDCYKKGKAVVNWKTMIVSALFMLPWFLSTIHTVIFYQIISLIFQHWQSFVFELTSTAASAFSTGSDYKCILESVRYRPPVVTLQDSKRMEDRQWMYTGRTSQNTLTNEWLDKTDAFLERAFASVNGARSTWCPCSKCGNMRRQTKLDMGKHLVKNGFTSDYTRWIYHGESDRGREEVLRQRIEEFDDDAGVGLEPGDTATTHHCTVLDGGSAGPGGRSKEETRGDAGADGGHAAEDGGRKSD; encoded by the exons ATGCGGGCTCAGACGGGTGGTGATGGCGGCAATGGCCATCGCTTCTATCAGCACCCGAGCCCTATGACAGTTCGTTACGTCTACGCGGTGCTCTTCCTCCTTGCCAATATCCTCTTTGAGGGACAGCGCCGTAGCGGCTGTCACGGCGACCATGATTGCCTTGCAGCAGCGTGTTCCTACATGGAGCCACGGCTAGTGGGGGCGTACAGTGTGTTCCTATGCTTTGCAGCAATTACAAg TGAGCCAGAGATAGACTGCTACAAGAAAGGAAAAGCCGTTGTAAATTGGAAAACCATGATAGTAAGTGCACTCTTTATGCTGCCATGGTTCCTATCTACAATACATACAGTGATATTTTATCAAATAATTTCATTGATATTTCAACATTGGCAGAGTTTTGTGTTTGAGCTCACCAGCACTGCTGCATCTGCTTTTTCAACAGGCAGTGACTACAAATGTATACTG gagagcgtacgttaccgtcctccagtcgtcactttgcaggatagcaag aggatggaggatcgtcagtggatgtacacgggtcgcactagtcagaatacgttgaccaatgaatggcttgacaagacggatgctttcttggaacgggcgtttgcaagtgtcaatggagctcgatcgacttggtgtccgtgtagcaaatgtggaaacatgcgtcggcaaaccaagctagacatgggcaaacatttggtgaagaacggatttacgtcagactataccaggtggatctaccatggtgaatctgaccgtgggagagaggaggtcttgagacaacgcatcgaggaatttgatgatgatgccggggtgggactcgagcccggcgatacggccacgacccaccactgcacagttcTGGATGGAGGCTCtgcag gcccaggtggaagaagcaaggaagaaacaagaggagatgccggcgcagatggaggacatgcggcggaggatggaggaagaaaatcggattag
- the LOC140223340 gene encoding uncharacterized protein isoform X3, protein MSLSPILIVDAARMRAQTGGDGGNGHRFYQHPSPMTVRYVYAVLFLLANILFEGQRRSGCHGDHDCLAAACSYMEPRLVGAYSVFLCFAAITSEPEIDCYKKGKAVVNWKTMISFVFELTSTAASAFSTGSDYKCILESVRYRPPVVTLQDSKRMEDRQWMYTGRTSQNTLTNEWLDKTDAFLERAFASVNGARSTWCPCSKCGNMRRQTKLDMGKHLVKNGFTSDYTRWIYHGESDRGREEVLRQRIEEFDDDAGVGLEPGDTATTHHCTVLDGGSAGPGGRSKEETRGDAGADGGHAAEDGGRKSD, encoded by the exons ATGTCTCTCTCTCCGATCCTG ATTGTTGACGCGGCCAGGATGCGGGCTCAGACGGGTGGTGATGGCGGCAATGGCCATCGCTTCTATCAGCACCCGAGCCCTATGACAGTTCGTTACGTCTACGCGGTGCTCTTCCTCCTTGCCAATATCCTCTTTGAGGGACAGCGCCGTAGCGGCTGTCACGGCGACCATGATTGCCTTGCAGCAGCGTGTTCCTACATGGAGCCACGGCTAGTGGGGGCGTACAGTGTGTTCCTATGCTTTGCAGCAATTACAAg TGAGCCAGAGATAGACTGCTACAAGAAAGGAAAAGCCGTTGTAAATTGGAAAACCATGATA AGTTTTGTGTTTGAGCTCACCAGCACTGCTGCATCTGCTTTTTCAACAGGCAGTGACTACAAATGTATACTG gagagcgtacgttaccgtcctccagtcgtcactttgcaggatagcaag aggatggaggatcgtcagtggatgtacacgggtcgcactagtcagaatacgttgaccaatgaatggcttgacaagacggatgctttcttggaacgggcgtttgcaagtgtcaatggagctcgatcgacttggtgtccgtgtagcaaatgtggaaacatgcgtcggcaaaccaagctagacatgggcaaacatttggtgaagaacggatttacgtcagactataccaggtggatctaccatggtgaatctgaccgtgggagagaggaggtcttgagacaacgcatcgaggaatttgatgatgatgccggggtgggactcgagcccggcgatacggccacgacccaccactgcacagttcTGGATGGAGGCTCtgcag gcccaggtggaagaagcaaggaagaaacaagaggagatgccggcgcagatggaggacatgcggcggaggatggaggaagaaaatcggattag